Within Cucumis melo cultivar AY chromosome 4, USDA_Cmelo_AY_1.0, whole genome shotgun sequence, the genomic segment GACGTCTTTACCGACCTAGAAAAATTTCATATCTATCACAAATAGATTTGTATATGTGTCTATCTCTATGATATTGAAAATGgttagaatctaaaattttattatattttgtaaatatttttaacaattttttcatttataatatttttttactacaaagaaaaaagttttttCAGATGTTACAAACAATGTAGGGATAAGGCATGAATATAGAAGCTAAAAATACGAGTCGACGTAGAGGGTCTATCCCTAAAGATGTAAAAGTAATGTGTCGGAATAAGTAGCCTATGTCAACGTTGTAATGTAGGTGTTAGAATAGACCAAGGACATGTTGGCCGACGCCATTTAAGTAAATGTCGACATGGACCTCACATGTTGACGCTTTAATTGGTTGTCGGGAAAAACCTGAGGTTTAATGTAAGACCCTGAACGAGTTTTGCTTAATGCATTAAGATTGGCAAAAGGAATAATTAGTGCGAGGAAACCATCATTAAAAAGCAACTCGCGTATTGGAGGAAGTACTGTGATAAAGAAAGTTGAAGAGAGAAGACGCGACGAACAATTAGGCATTAAGCCTACTCCACCTAGAAGTGATAGTGCAACCCTTGTGTCTGTTGGTAGGCGATTGATTTGATCTCCCTGCCCAATCTGAATCAGTGATAAAGATTTAGCAGAGACACATGGGTATTTTGTGATTGGACTAATTCTCGCCACCAACAGAAGTCATTATTTCTGCATGGAAAGTGCCACCAGATAAGCCTATAAATAAGAAGGAATTCATCTAAATTGGGGTTGTTTTCGTGCCCAGTGTTGAGTTAATAAAGAATTGAGGAAATTTCCAACCTTTCTAAGAATTTTCTGAAGCTTGAGTACCAGCAGAAGAATTGTAAGGAAGTTCTTGGCTAAGGAGCTAGATAAAGGAGGTAGCTGATGTTTTAGTGTGAGTTGTTcttcttattaaatattttcaaaataaaaaggaTTTCTAAAATGAGTTCAAATTATTGAATGTATTTCCTATAGACCATGAACTATGTGATTTATCTTATGTTTTTCAATTCTTGAAATGTTTATGCCTTCAAGATAAATTGAACCTCTTATGGATTGAGATGaggtaataaaataataaagaataCATGAAATTTGATAAGCTTGAAAGGAAATAATCTTTTGTACTCTATTCAATAAGGATGTTTTATCCAATTGCTATGTGATTTGGGATAAGATGATCTGTTCTTGAATAGAATGCCCTATTCATGCTATGTGATCTTGAGTATGATGCTCCATACTTGTTATGTGATCTGGTACGGGATGCTCATTGTTTGTCGTGTGATTTGACATTGGAAGACGTACGTATTATGCATAATGAAATTGATGGAACTTGCTAAATGTGTTGAGGTCACTCTACATAGTTGCAACGTAACTtggcaaaagagtgtggtaaacgctTGAGTCAAGGAAAGTGTACAAAGATATAATTGAATATATGCACAATGATTATGGAAAATGATCATATGTATGCGAAATGCATATGACACAATAAGAATTGTGATGAAAGAATAGAAACGTAATGTATTCCTCTGTTGAGTTATAATAAATGGTTTAGAACTAATTCGGGTTTAAAACCAATCCCCTGATAACACTAAAGGCTATTTACACCGCCTGCTTTGGTGAAAGGTTTACAAGGCATTGAAGTGATTTTGATGAATAAAATGGTGATGGTAAAAGATCCTACGCACTAGACATTTTCATTTAACTtttcattattttgttttatatatctCCCCAAGTAGCGAATGACATTCTGCGTTGAACTTGCAGCCTTGATCGCCTACTGTACCCTTGTAATTGTATTATGTTGTAGTGGCCACTATTACCTCGCATAGCAAGTAGAGCTAGGCGAGAAGAGTCAACTCACTGGTTTTGAGTCTATACTTAGTTCTTTTGAAAAACTTGTGTACTAAAACTTAAATGTATTTTCCTGATTTGATCATCAATGAAGATTTCTTGTTTCATTTATGTCAACTTCCGCATTTTACAATTATGTATGCATTTATTTTCGTTTACCAGACAATTAATGTTTTATCACGAGGGTGTGATACGTTGGACGTCTAGGTTGCATGCCTCTACTTGGTCGTATAAAGTGACTTCTGAGGCGATGTGTGACAATTAAAGCCCTAATTTTCATCCTATCTTCTCAATCGTGCCCCATCTCTCATTCCACTCTATTTTTCCTACTACGACACCCCTCCCCTTGCAATTTTTTGGCTGCAACACCCTTTTCTGTTGCCCACCTTTCTGCCAGCCATCACAAAACACCCTCTTTTCACTGCCTATCAATGCTACTTATGTAAGGATGCTTTACTATTTAAACGAAATTCTAGTGTTCTATATTTCAAATGAAGGCAATGTTGAAGCTTGGGCGTCAGCGTAAATGGTCTATCCCAATGCCATAAGCATAGCGTCGAAAGAATTACCATACACATGAAATAACATATCTTGAAGCCTAACAATTCAACAATCGGGAAAGTCAACTAttacacacacacaaaaaggCATTGACATATAGAGATGTTTATCTACTTCACATCTAAGGCATCAATATATTCATCCATTCTTAAAGTGTCGGCATAGACCGTCTATGCTGACCTTGTCGAAAAACGCGTCGGAATAGGCTATCCTGATGGTTGTGGTTGATGCTCAAAAAGCGTAAAAACTGACCTAGACCGACATTTTAATGGATCATTGGAATGTTGAACTTTTAGTAGCAATAAAAGGTTAAACTCAACTTTAATTTAAGACATACATCCAAATAAAAGTTCAAATTTTGAATCTCCGACTCCGACCAAACAttcaaaaagttttttttttttaaaaaaaagatatttaaaaaaaaaacgtaatattcaaactatttataaaatatagtaaaaattggttaaactctacataacttatttaaatattttccattattttgttatataaaaccattttttttttaaataaaatgcTAAATTGGGTCACCTACCTatgaatataaataattaagGTCATGGTCAAAgttatgataaaaaaaaatacatcataCGCTttaagttttcttgaaattggGATTCATCCACTTTGTTGGGCCCTTACTCAATTATTAGTAGAACAAGAGAAACTGCttcaaataatttattatatgtttgtaaatattttattttatttgatgccattttatttaaaatattttctttttctaaactCACCCTCTTGAAACTCATAAATAGTAATAAAATAATGTTGCACTTGTAAGGAAATAAAATTGACTTTTTATAACACTCTTTATTAGATGAGAATTGAATTTTTTACTTCTAAACatgtaaaattatattattgactaaaatactaaaataaaataagttaaTGACTATCacaaaaagaattttattaatttaatttcgtAAGGATATTATGGAAAGAAAGCCGACAtaatttttctctaaaatattgTTTTAGGAAAAACAGAAAGGCTTATTTTAAAATAGGGGAGAAATCGAAATAAGATTGGGTAAatgattgaaaataaaattcaatAAAACAGTAGGCGAAATTTACCATTCTACTCAACACATCTAAGCTATTCCTTCCCAAGGAAATCTAGGGAAAATagcaaaaacaaaattaaaattgattttgagtATTTGAGATTCACTCTAAAACACAAAACTTTGAACCTCTTCAAAATCGAATTTAtaaataatgtttataatatataagatcATAATCACTTAGAAAAGAAAGTGAAAGATAGAGTTTTGGTGAACCAAGATTATTAATGCTAACTCGTGAATTGGCCGAGGAGTGGAGTGAAGTGAAGTGGATGAAATAGTAATTTACAAAAGATTGAGGGTAGGATTATGAAGCATTGAATATTGTATTATATGACACAAAAAGTGTCGAGGAGAAGCTGTTTAGCATTGTGGACAAAGAAAGGAAAGGTTATACATTTAGCCGCAACCTGAGTTGgcctttttcactctttcattcTCAAAATAATCAACACTCAAACGTTCCCACAATAAATATGATCCCATACCAACAAAGTACTAAACAGAAAACGAAGCTTTGGGAACTCTCTGTTTTTTCTTCCAAACGCACACTAAAACTAAAATCAATCAAATGGGTTAActtagttttcttttcttttttttcttctttatttaacaacaacaataaggcaacgataataataataataataataataattatatatatatatatatatataccacaATTCTAAGTGTAGAATTGGACGAGCTCATCGGCAGACCCCAATTGGGTATCGGCATTCTCAAGCATCCAGAGCAAGTGCTCAAACAGAACAACTTCGCAAGAGACCACAAGACCTTGCTCCTCCTCAGAATTGGGGGACGACTTGTCGACTAACTCTTGGAAGAGGGGGTGGTGGACGACGTCGGAGGAGAGGAGGTAGCGGCGTCGGGACCTGCCAACGAAGACGGGGTGGAGATGGTGATTGTCGTTGTCGAGAGTGGCGGAGgaaacggcggcggcggcggaggaggaggaggaggtggGTGTGCGGGAGAGTTTGGAGATGGAAGGCCAGCGTTTGATGGCGGATTTGAGCTTAGTGAGCTTACCGAGCTTGGCCATGGGGGGAAGGGAATGGAGAATTTAGAGAAATAGAAAAGGAATATAAGATGGATGTGTTTGTGTAAAATTGGGGGTTTTAGATGAGAGAAGGTAAGGAAATATAAAAGGGAGAGGGAGAAAGAAAGGGACAAAAAGGGGAGGTGGGACCTGGGATTCAAGAACACAGCTAAGCATAAGCACAAACATACAAGTCTATAAGTATTAAGTATACAAGTCTAAGCATaacataattatcacaataataatattatttttcttttataacaAACAACAAACAGAATACCCTTCTTTCTCTGCTCCCTCTTTCTTCCTCCTTCTTTTCCCCATATTCTTAGTCTTACCCTTTTCCtccttactttttttttttttttttttttttttacaaaattctcctctatatatatatatatatatattcactctaattaattaagttaaatgTATAATATGAGAGaccattcaaagatgatttctatgtttattaatatgaatttaatttatatagAAACTTTGGTAATTTGGACATTATTAATTATCCATATATATTccatttatttttgttttcccGCTATGCCCTCTACTCTAATGtcttttttttgtaatttttctaaAGGCCGACTCATCATTCTCTCCCTTTACCTTCTCacctacaaaataccaaatataaaaaaaaaaaaaaaacaagcttATCCACTACTTTTACGAACTAAATCCACACATCTAATACTATGAGAATGCTCACCACCAAATGATTAAAATCTACTAAAATTGATTTCTAATGAAAAACAAAGTTGTAATCTTTATCTCATTCACTTGCATCAAACAGatgcattattattattattattattattattattgttattattattattattattccacGTGTATCTTTACATTcttaacaaaaatatcattttatgcAATTTAAGTACTAAAACTTTACAATTAATACTCATATTCATATATTAATAATCTAATCATCTCCATATATCCATGTATAATTTAACAAGTTATCTAGCATTGTTTTccttttatatgttatttttattAGACCATATACCATAACATTATTTGAGTTACCATTTTTTTCATTCTCTTCCAATAGTTTGCGACGTTTTGTGGTGAGAGATGTCTGTTAAGAGAATTTTATTCCAACCATAGAGGTTACAAAGGAAAAAGTGATGCATTGTTTTCCCAAGTGAGAATGGTTTTCATATTAGATAtgtaaaaacataaaaataaaagattgttgAATTATTATTTATGACAATACAAAATACCAACATCTTTGTTGAATAGATTAATTATTAGTACAATTGTTTTTGTTCTGTACTACATAaaagatttattattattattatcatcatcatcatcatcatcatcatcatcatcgaTATGTAATCCAATTATCAAAACGGTGTTGTTTGTACTTTTCTTTCTAAAGTGTCTTGGATGAGTCAAGTATAATTTGAAGAGAAATGCATGTTTAAATGGTCAAAAGTTAGTAAGAACAAAAATATCTCTCAGTTCAAGTTCAAGTTTATTTATGGTGACATAAGGATTTTAGATAATAATATGCTTTTTAAGGATGAAAAATTTTTCTTATTCAATTAAATTGTTAATCCCGCTCCTTTGAAGCCTAAATAAATTCCTTTAATCTATCTATTTTGACAACCAAGAGCCCTAAGATGAATCTGCACCCAAAATAGTGAAGGAAATTATTCAACATCACTCGTGAAAGTAGGGTAAAAATGAGATTCACTTTAAGGAAAGTTAAATCAAACGTGTAGAAATTGTCCAAGGGGTCACGAattcttcaaaattttttagattcttaagttgtccttttgtttttctttttgttgctTTCTTCCATATTTTATTTCATCTTGTACTCAAATTTTATTTCAATGaaatcattattattcatttttaatATGAGCTATTATTTAGGAGATTTGGTCTTTTGATTGTCGACTTAGAAATTGTTGATATTGTAACTAGTCAATTGTAAATAGTCTTTAATATCTTACCAAGgtttgttttgttaattaattgtaaCTAGTCAATTAATTAAAGGTAGCTTTGTAGTTGAGTGTTTTAATACTGAAAACTAGGTTACTGATcgacaaaaaaatatgggacCAAAGATCTCGATATAAGATGCCACCTGAGCTTAGACATAATTAAAGAAGAAGATATAATTCTATATATGTTATAATTAGTCATAACATATAGTACCTCTAATTGCTTGGACTACAAGGATGGTTGAATTGAAGTTTAATTAACCTTGGTTCAAACTGTGAAAGGCACCACAGAGATGCTCATGCTAGT encodes:
- the LOC103499187 gene encoding auxin-responsive protein SAUR78-like codes for the protein MAKLGKLTKLKSAIKRWPSISKLSRTPTSSSSSAAAAVSSATLDNDNHHLHPVFVGRSRRRYLLSSDVVHHPLFQELVDKSSPNSEEEQGLVVSCEVVLFEHLLWMLENADTQLGSADELVQFYT